A DNA window from Zingiber officinale cultivar Zhangliang chromosome 3A, Zo_v1.1, whole genome shotgun sequence contains the following coding sequences:
- the LOC122050642 gene encoding protein DMP2-like — protein MRINQLTMAGEQTESLTSKSSSPNTVAEKTLAGFGNLVKVLPSGTVFLYQFLTPLLTDKGNCHAANQWLTGVLLLLCSAACCFSSFTDSYTGRDGKLYYGVATMRGLWPFSDPDSGDSVDLSEYRIRLGDFVHALLALAVFAAVSLLDADTVACFYAEFGEQMKAEMMTAMPALGAVAGAVAVVFPYTRHGIGYPPTKSSGATSDSSD, from the coding sequence ATGCGAATAAACCAATTAACCATGGCAGGGGAACAAACAGAGTCCTTAACCAGCAAAAGCAGCTCGCCGAATACGGTGGCAGAGAAGACGTTGGCCGGCTTCGGCAACCTGGTGAAGGTGCTCCCCAGCGGCACCGTCTTCCTCTACCAGTTTCTCACCCCTCTCCTCACTGACAAAGGCAACTGCCACGCCGCCAACCAGTGGCTCACCGGTGTGCTCCTCCTCCTCTGCTCTGCCGCCTGCTGCTTCTCCTCCTTCACCGACAGCTACACCGGCCGCGACGGCAAGCTCTACTACGGCGTCGCCACCATGCGCGGGCTGTGGCCCTTCTCGGACCCGGATTCCGGCGACTCCGTGGACCTGTCCGAGTACAGGATCCGGCTGGGGGACTTTGTGCACGCGCTCCTGGCGCTGGCGGTGTTCGCGGCTGTGTCGCTGTTGGACGCGGATACCGTCGCGTGCTTCTACGCGGAGTTCGGGGAGCAGATGAAGGCGGAGATGATGACGGCGATGCCGGCGCTGGGCGCGGTGGCGGGGGCGGTGGCCGTGGTATTCCCGTACACGCGGCATGGGATTGGGTACCCTCCGACCAAGAGCAGCGGCGCAACGTCGGATTCCtcggattaa